In Pollutimonas sp. M17, a single genomic region encodes these proteins:
- a CDS encoding autotransporter domain-containing protein, protein MKKRNTLTLAMVFALAAQNAAAYESQLVRRPDGEAIFELRFFNVGDGPFMINGSNPPFESTWNLNADQKDKIMTAMQYWAEVINPAPGQLPAIVNIGTIDGNNAYGSGGSNEEEPVSLTNIQAALLNQEVDELVYGSHAQFVMGKLNWDETAYLPSQVPMTGKFELMPTALHELAHGLGVSSSAYDRDGENTDTPYFQPSLTTWDTLLRDDNGNPARPGQAILCGPCANDTSDPTAFDARLDRAYLTGRHIDEVLAGSMPGVPVSNLAHGGVDPAYMSHIELKNSAMSHQDYRNYTSFMEAELAIMQDLGYDIDRRNFFGYSIYNDNQTVVNDHGYFQRNAQGTAYLPGTYNTAMLGLGLHVYGSHNTVYQRADLLTRGAGGAGIRVDGRDNTIVIQPGTRIHADGLNGRGLAFAYGRDHNLIQRGDVQALGELGIAASFDFGNNAIGSDVEYRGSYIQDVNGAPMATPLDELNGALVDRYDLTGHLAGTAAAIYISSNALVNQINVMRGAQIQGDIISLYKQEDENGDPRLTRLSFGQLPDTLGRATGQSDAAFSLRYQGNIQGQNIALSAQGGHTSLNGDHDLHSVRVDSGATLAGNSRYTLQAGQLFVNDGTVSPGNSLGRIDIVGDYQQGSTGTLQMEVDAQGGHDILAVSGHADLDGRLALSPLQDWYPSDWSASFDQLVQANTTAGAFSTVLAVSSSPTLSFQAIGTGGGSYQLSAARPAQAYSRYARDANSHGVGLTLDRISGIARAGIQPLYKALDFSAPDGSGIAAALEPLSGAAYSALLAGGLQRERQIAQIAGDQQPAGIQPDSQWRAYAAAFGAGAWQKRQGDQLAYDASTYGAVFGTRSRRNDWTLGIYGALSQQTVKLRDEQRGTGRSSALHLGLQARHAPDPLAGPYLFGQGQIGIKEGKMDRNVSIGQYQGRHHADWTGYSGALSLGGGYNWALSPAWSAGPVASLDYTYLHRPGLTESGSEASRLTLESAGFSSLRASLGAGASLNLPLRNDAMLTAQMQVAWERELLNRSISQHAHFAAYPDQPFSTRNTIVSADALAIRGALHYAATPTLSLSASLSSQFLRAGYRSLTGNLALNWKF, encoded by the coding sequence ATGAAGAAACGGAACACGCTCACTCTGGCCATGGTGTTTGCACTGGCAGCCCAAAACGCCGCAGCCTACGAAAGCCAGCTGGTTCGCCGCCCCGACGGAGAGGCGATCTTCGAATTGCGCTTCTTCAATGTGGGCGACGGTCCATTCATGATCAACGGATCGAATCCTCCTTTTGAATCCACCTGGAACCTGAACGCGGACCAGAAGGATAAGATCATGACCGCCATGCAGTACTGGGCGGAAGTCATCAACCCCGCTCCGGGGCAATTGCCGGCCATCGTCAATATCGGCACGATCGACGGCAACAACGCCTATGGATCCGGCGGCTCCAATGAAGAAGAGCCCGTCTCGCTGACCAATATCCAGGCCGCCCTGCTGAACCAGGAAGTCGACGAGTTGGTCTACGGCTCGCATGCGCAATTCGTGATGGGCAAGCTGAACTGGGACGAGACCGCCTATTTGCCTTCGCAAGTTCCTATGACCGGCAAGTTCGAGTTGATGCCCACCGCGTTGCATGAGCTCGCGCACGGCCTGGGCGTATCCAGCTCCGCTTACGACCGGGACGGCGAAAACACGGACACCCCTTACTTCCAGCCGTCACTGACCACCTGGGACACTCTGTTGCGCGATGACAACGGCAATCCGGCCAGGCCGGGGCAAGCCATACTTTGCGGCCCTTGTGCAAACGACACAAGCGATCCCACCGCTTTCGACGCCCGGCTGGATCGCGCCTACCTGACGGGCAGGCATATCGATGAAGTGCTGGCCGGCAGCATGCCGGGAGTACCGGTCAGCAACCTGGCCCACGGCGGCGTCGATCCCGCCTACATGAGCCATATCGAACTCAAGAACAGCGCGATGAGCCACCAGGACTACCGCAACTACACCAGCTTCATGGAAGCCGAGCTGGCCATCATGCAGGACCTGGGCTACGACATCGACCGGCGCAACTTCTTCGGTTATTCCATCTACAACGACAACCAGACCGTCGTCAACGATCACGGCTACTTCCAGCGCAACGCCCAGGGAACCGCTTACCTGCCCGGCACCTACAACACCGCCATGCTGGGACTGGGCCTGCACGTTTATGGCAGCCACAACACCGTCTATCAACGTGCCGACCTGCTCACCAGGGGGGCGGGCGGAGCCGGCATCCGCGTGGACGGCCGGGACAACACCATCGTCATCCAACCCGGAACCCGCATCCACGCCGACGGCCTGAATGGGCGCGGCCTGGCCTTCGCCTACGGGCGCGACCACAATCTCATCCAGCGCGGCGACGTCCAGGCCCTGGGCGAACTGGGCATCGCCGCCAGTTTCGACTTCGGCAACAATGCGATAGGCAGCGATGTGGAATACCGCGGGTCTTACATACAAGACGTCAATGGCGCACCTATGGCCACCCCGCTGGATGAGCTGAACGGAGCCCTGGTCGACCGCTACGACCTGACCGGACACCTGGCCGGAACCGCGGCGGCCATCTATATTTCGTCCAATGCCCTGGTCAACCAGATCAACGTCATGCGCGGCGCGCAGATCCAGGGCGACATCATCTCGCTCTACAAGCAGGAAGATGAAAATGGCGATCCGCGCCTGACCCGGCTCAGCTTTGGCCAATTGCCGGACACGCTGGGCCGCGCCACCGGCCAGTCCGATGCGGCGTTCTCGCTGCGCTACCAGGGCAATATCCAGGGCCAGAATATCGCCCTCTCCGCACAGGGAGGCCACACTTCGCTGAACGGCGATCACGATCTGCACAGCGTGCGCGTCGATTCCGGCGCCACCCTGGCCGGCAACAGCCGCTATACCCTCCAGGCGGGCCAGCTCTTTGTCAATGACGGCACGGTGTCGCCAGGAAACTCGCTGGGACGCATCGACATCGTCGGCGATTATCAGCAAGGATCCACGGGCACGCTGCAAATGGAGGTCGATGCGCAAGGCGGACATGACATCCTGGCCGTCAGCGGCCATGCCGACCTGGACGGCCGATTGGCCCTGTCGCCGTTGCAGGACTGGTATCCCTCGGATTGGAGCGCAAGCTTCGATCAGCTCGTCCAGGCCAACACGACCGCCGGCGCCTTCAGCACCGTACTTGCCGTATCGTCTTCGCCCACCCTGTCCTTCCAGGCGATCGGGACGGGCGGCGGTTCGTACCAGCTTAGCGCGGCCCGTCCGGCCCAGGCCTACAGCCGCTATGCCCGGGACGCCAACAGCCATGGGGTCGGACTGACCCTGGACCGGATTTCCGGTATCGCGCGGGCCGGCATCCAGCCCTTGTACAAGGCGCTGGACTTCTCCGCCCCCGACGGCAGCGGCATCGCCGCCGCACTGGAACCCTTGTCCGGGGCGGCCTACAGCGCCCTGTTGGCCGGCGGCCTGCAGCGCGAGCGGCAGATCGCCCAGATAGCGGGCGACCAGCAGCCGGCCGGCATTCAGCCCGACAGCCAATGGCGCGCCTACGCCGCAGCCTTCGGGGCCGGCGCATGGCAAAAGCGGCAAGGCGACCAGCTTGCCTATGACGCATCCACTTACGGCGCCGTCTTCGGCACTCGATCCCGGCGCAATGACTGGACCTTGGGCATCTATGGCGCACTGAGTCAGCAGACGGTAAAGCTGCGCGATGAACAGCGCGGCACGGGCCGCTCCAGCGCCCTGCATCTGGGCTTGCAGGCCCGCCACGCGCCGGATCCCCTGGCCGGACCTTACCTGTTCGGACAAGGCCAGATCGGCATCAAAGAAGGAAAAATGGATCGCAACGTAAGCATCGGCCAGTATCAAGGCAGGCACCACGCCGATTGGACCGGCTACAGCGGCGCGCTCAGCCTGGGCGGAGGCTACAACTGGGCGCTCTCGCCCGCCTGGAGCGCCGGGCCCGTCGCCTCCTTGGACTACACCTACCTGCACCGTCCCGGGCTGACCGAATCCGGCAGCGAGGCAAGCCGCCTGACGCTGGAGTCGGCCGGTTTCTCCTCACTGCGCGCCAGCCTGGGCGCGGGAGCCAGCCTGAATCTGCCGCTACGGAACGATGCCATGCTCACGGCGCAGATGCAGGTCGCCTGGGAGCGAGAACTGCTGAACCGGAGCATCAGCCAGCACGCTCACTTCGCCGCTTATCCGGACCAGCCCTTCAGTACCCGCAATACCATCGTGAGTGCCGATGCCCTGGCCATCAGGGGCGCCTTGCACTATGCCGCCACCCCGACGCTAAGCCTGAGCGCCAGCCTGTCCAGCCAATTCCTGCGCGCCGGCTACCGCTCGCTTACCGGCAACCTTGCCCTGAACTGGAAGTTCTGA
- a CDS encoding DMT family transporter: MTTKSPAWSAYAAMSIFVLLWGSAAIFTRWGLDHGSVFALLILRFALALGALLLIGLPGRRWLPAPGTRRQVAATGLLLIGSYSVCYFQAMAHGITPGLLATLLGVQPILTLLLTERRYSPWRLAGLLLALSGLTLVVYQSLARAHFSGLGMAFALAALLSMTLGAMLQKRSRQAPAQVLPLQYAATLGLCLLLAPFQPFHVEWTAGFLISLLWLGLLISVAAQLLLYRMIRSGNLVNVTSLFYLVPVVTAILDYLILGNAMPPLALAGLAAILAGLALAFRQTAANAN, from the coding sequence ATGACCACAAAATCCCCCGCATGGTCCGCCTATGCCGCCATGTCCATTTTCGTGCTGCTCTGGGGCAGCGCGGCCATCTTCACCCGCTGGGGCCTGGACCACGGCTCCGTCTTTGCACTGCTTATCCTGCGCTTCGCGCTGGCATTGGGTGCGCTCCTGCTGATCGGGCTGCCCGGCAGGCGCTGGCTGCCGGCCCCGGGAACACGCCGCCAAGTCGCCGCGACGGGACTGCTGCTGATAGGCAGCTACTCCGTCTGCTATTTCCAGGCCATGGCGCATGGCATCACCCCCGGCCTGCTGGCCACCCTGCTGGGCGTCCAGCCCATTCTTACCCTCTTGCTGACCGAGAGGCGTTATTCCCCCTGGCGGCTCGCCGGCCTGCTGCTGGCCCTGTCCGGCCTGACGCTGGTGGTTTACCAGAGCCTGGCCCGCGCGCATTTCTCGGGACTGGGCATGGCTTTTGCGCTGGCGGCCCTGCTATCCATGACCCTGGGCGCCATGCTGCAAAAGCGCAGCCGGCAGGCGCCCGCGCAGGTGCTGCCATTGCAATACGCCGCGACCCTTGGCCTGTGCCTGCTCCTGGCCCCCTTCCAGCCCTTCCATGTCGAGTGGACCGCGGGCTTCCTGATCTCCCTGCTCTGGCTGGGCCTGCTGATTTCCGTGGCGGCCCAATTGCTGCTGTACCGGATGATACGCAGCGGCAACCTGGTCAACGTCACCAGCCTGTTCTACCTGGTGCCGGTGGTCACCGCCATCCTGGACTACCTGATCCTGGGCAACGCAATGCCGCCATTGGCCCTGGCGGGCCTGGCGGCGATACTGGCCGGCCTGGCCCTGGCATTCCGGCAAACGGCGGCGAATGCCAACTGA
- a CDS encoding DUF3348 domain-containing protein, translating to MVQELPRRTSSSGPALIRLLARLNEADILEPGPSLPDRLGQWLDWADAIALAAALNGSAPSVEAGGEDPAACAGQSDYDRVKAELQRAIASVNAPPVLRQRAPRAAVVQGGLKAAEAAEFATYRRRYVSLQQAMEAGITNLRCRLRGKLAAKAPEMAGLAGVDAAMEQALNEREYRLLAGVPALLEARFERLRQTALAAPSQDAPSARSPAADSGAWLDVFDKDMRSVLLAELHIRLQAVEGLLAALRAC from the coding sequence ATGGTGCAAGAACTCCCACGGCGCACAAGTTCCAGCGGGCCGGCGCTCATTCGCCTGCTTGCCCGCTTGAACGAGGCCGATATCCTCGAGCCAGGGCCATCGCTTCCGGATCGCCTGGGCCAGTGGCTGGATTGGGCCGACGCCATTGCCCTGGCCGCGGCCCTGAATGGCTCCGCGCCTTCCGTCGAGGCGGGCGGGGAGGATCCCGCTGCCTGCGCAGGGCAAAGCGACTATGACCGCGTCAAGGCTGAGTTGCAGCGCGCCATTGCTAGTGTCAACGCGCCGCCGGTGCTCAGGCAGCGGGCGCCCAGGGCCGCCGTTGTGCAAGGCGGCCTCAAGGCTGCGGAGGCGGCCGAGTTCGCGACCTATCGCCGGCGCTACGTTTCCTTGCAGCAGGCGATGGAGGCCGGCATCACCAACCTGCGCTGCCGCTTGCGCGGGAAGCTGGCTGCCAAGGCGCCGGAAATGGCCGGCCTGGCGGGCGTGGATGCCGCCATGGAGCAGGCCTTGAATGAGCGCGAATACCGCCTGCTGGCCGGCGTGCCGGCTTTGCTCGAAGCGCGCTTCGAGCGCCTGCGCCAAACCGCGCTGGCGGCGCCCAGCCAGGATGCGCCATCAGCGCGTTCGCCGGCGGCCGATAGCGGCGCATGGCTGGATGTTTTTGACAAGGATATGCGCAGCGTGCTGCTTGCCGAGCTGCACATTCGTTTACAAGCGGTGGAAGGCCTGCTGGCCGCCCTCCGTGCCTGTTAA